Below is a genomic region from Culicoides brevitarsis isolate CSIRO-B50_1 chromosome 2, AGI_CSIRO_Cbre_v1, whole genome shotgun sequence.
TGATAGAAGACCTGAATTTGATGGAACATGTGTTAGCGACGGAGAGTCAAATggcgttttttcaaaaattgacaaagtttaatgaatattttacgcATACTTGTAGTCAGAATTTGACGCAGTACAGCACGAATTTTTGCTTTGTGGTTCACTCGTTGAAGCAAATGTGCAGGAATAAAATTAGGCAGAAGATTTTCAGTAGAAAGAGGGGAGGAGGGATGTCTGATAATGAATTTGTGTCTTCCGTTATGCAATTGCCGTTGCCGAAGATGCTACTGAAGTATTTGAGGTTCATGGATCATTTGCAGTTTTTGAGGCTATAagagaaaaatgtatttttttaataaagagttttagaaaaaaaattaggtttttattcaataaattaaattattcataaaagtcaatttttaattttttttttatttttttgaaaaaaaaattaattttgcttcctttactaaaaattttaattttttttatattatttcatattttaaattaattacaaaaataattaataattttaaataattaaaactttgttaattttttttaatatttttttaaattaaaaattttaaagataaaaaatttattggaaaaatttagaaaaatattaattttagctttcttttattaaactgctaattttttaaaaattaaatttttatttattttattttaaattatttttttataaaatttttgtaaaattaaaaaaatatatttattttttgaatgaagatTTTccctaattttgaaaaatatttatttattaaatattttaagattttttaattttttttaattattaaatttttgtagaattaaaaaaaatattttttgactaaaaattttcttcaatttttaaaattaaaaaaaaaaaaaaaaaatttaatataaataacttaaatatttacaaaaattatttttttaaaaattaaatactttaagatttttttttttttaatttttactttattttaataatttaaaataatttaaaatttttaaataaatttgattttttttaaattataaaatttgtagattaaaatttgaaaaaacattttatctcTCTTTCATTAagctgattattttttaatttaaaaattaaatttttatcatttttatttaaatctttgagttaaaatttttttcaatttcatttttaattaattaaaaaaattaaaattttatttaaaaaattaaataaaattaaaaaatttttaaaaattaaattttatattattttttttaaaattctttcagttaaaattaatttttaatttaattaatttaaaaaattttaattaaatcaaagattaaaaaaaagtaaactataaattttagagaaaaaaaataaaaaaatataaaaataaaataattcaaatttaaatcctttaaaaataaaatttcttatcaatttttaataaagtttttaaattttatacaaaaaaatgtagagaaaaataaaatcttaccttttttagttaaaaataaaattttttaacaaattttctctcatttgTTTCATTCCAGAATCAACAACTTAATGCGCGAATATTGCGAAGAGGCAAAAATCTACGGCGATCAACTTCTTCCAATACCGCACGAGCCAAAACGCGTCATTGTCATCCTCAACCCAGCTGCCAACAAAAAGAAGGCAAAGGAAACTTTCGAATCGTACGCCGAACCAATTCTCCATTTGGGCGGATTTCTCGTCGAAATTGTCAAAACTGACTCTGAAGGTCATGCTCGTCGTTACGTCGAAGACTTACCGAAACTCCCGAGCGCCATTCTCGTTGCGGGCGGCGAAGGAACTCTCTCCGAAGCTGTCACGGGTTTATGTCGTCGTGCGCCTCACGAACGTTGCCCGATCGGCGTCTTGCCCGTAGGTCGAACCAACTCCGTggcgaaaaaaatcttcaatgtcGTGAATCCGAGCAAAGTTCAGAACGTCGAGGCTTTGGCAAATGCGGCAATTTCTGTCGTACGCGAGCAAGTCGAACCACGTGACACCATGAAAATCGAAATAATCGATCAGGAAACGCAACCAAAGCCCGTTTACGCTGTTGGGTCGCTCAAATGGGGCGCTTTTCGTGACATCATGAGCAAACGTGACAAATATTGGTATTTTGGCGGCTTACGAGACTATTCAGCATTTTTGTTCAATGCATTTAGCGATGACATCACGTGGCAGTGCAAAGCTTCTCTCGAATTCACAGACCCATGCAGCGGATGTCGCAATTGTCGCGTGAATTTCCAACCTCCGAAGCCGCAAAACAAACGTTGGTGGAGTATTTTTGTGCCCCGATCGAAGCCCGTGATTGTCGGACccgatttttccaaaattgaaaACCCAAATTGCTCCGTGACGCATCAACTTGAAGTTGCGCCGACAGAATTTGAAGTCATAACGCGAAATTTGGAAGATGACGATGCGAAATTACCTCATTTGAAGATCCAGTTGGGCAAAGAAGGCGAAGAAGGATTcacttttatgacaaattcGTGGTCCAGAGTATGGAATCGCCTTCCGTTGACGCCAGAAAAGACAATTGATGCGAGATCTGTCGTTATTCGACCCGCTGTCGAGAGTACGGAAGACAAGGAATTGTATTATTCGATCGACAACGAGAATTACGAAGTGAAACCTATTAGAGTTAGTGTCGAACCAGATGCTATTAACATGTATGTCATGAAAAAAACGTCGTCGTAGGTAgctaaaagtgataaaaaaaataaaattttttaacaattaacggattttttgttctttgacatttgaatttttccggTATTTATAATTTGGGGTTTCCATTCACTCGATATGTTTAATTCTCGAGCATcgggaaaattttagatttttacgtatttttcaatttttaagcataAGAACCATCAAAAccattagtttaattttttagacagttttgatttataaaatgattaaaaatgataaattagagccctctgataaatttttatccatttggagcaaaatttgagaaaaaacttctttgacacagtttttttatttagttttcaaaactatgtcaaagaaaaaaaaaactaaatcaagaaccatgtcaaaggaaatttttttttcagtttcaatttttcagcagttttgagttataaaatgattaaaaatgataaattagagccctctgataaatttttatccatttggagcaaaatttgagaaaaaatggctttgacacagtttttgatttagttttcaaaactatgtcaaagaaaaaaaaactaaatcaagaaccatgtcaaaggaaattttttttcagtttcaattttttagcagttttgagttataaaatgattaaaaatgataaattagagccctctgataaatttttatccatttggagcaaaatttgagaaaaaatggctttgacacagtttttgatttagttttcaaaactatgtcaaagaaaaaaaaaaaactaaaaaaaaaaactaaatcaagaaccatgtcaaaggaaatttttttttcagtttcaattttttagcagttttgagttataaaatgattaaaaatgataaattagagcctctctgataaatttttatccatttggagcaaaatttgagaaaaaatggctttgacacagtttttgatttggttttcaaaactatgtcaaagaaaaaaaaaactaaatcaagaaccatgtcaaaggaaatttttttttcagtttcaattttttagcagttttgagttataaaatgattaaaaatgataaattagagccctctgataaatttttatccatttggagcaaaatttcagaaaaaatggctttgacacagtttttgatttggttttcaaaactatgtcaaagaaaaaaaaactaaatcaagaaccatgtcaaaggaactttttttttcagtttcaaagcagttttgagttataaaactaaatcaagaaccatgtcaaaggaaattttttttttcagtttcaattttttagcagtttttagcaatttttgagttattaaatgattgaaaatgataaaattgaacctttaagaaaaaattttatttacctttttttatttattttgatatgaagatttttttttttgtgaattccttaattttttttttattaattcaaataatttttagccaaagaaccatcaaaaaggcatccaaagaaattttttgtagtttttgatgaattttgatttttttttaaatatttctcaatgctcgagctttgaaaaaaatcatcaatttggAATCCCCCTCATTTTCGGCAAATGTCAAATCGCGGTATTTATCGTGCGGTATTTCAAAAGAGAGTCTCAAACATTGAATAGCAACCACAGAACGAACGACGGAGCTTGTGTGGAAGAAACCAGGAAGTCAAATAATTCGAACGGAAAATTTGCAACAGAAAATGAGCAGCAAAGGCAAAAAGGACCCGGACTACCATGTGGGCAGTCTCGTGTTCGCCAAACTGAAAGGATTCGCGCCGTGGCCCGCGAAAATCGTGAAAGCCGAAAAGAAAAAGTACTACGTCTACTTTTACGGCACGGGCGAAAAGAGTCCCGCCATGAAGAGCGAAGACCTCTTCGACTACGCCAAACACAAGGAGAAATATGTCGTGGACAAAAACCTCAAGCGCAAAGGTTATCCGGAAGCCGTCGAGCAAATCGAGGCAGCGCTGCGTGGCGAAGAAGATGTAGCGTCAATTTACAATACGAGTGCCAGTCTCGAGCCATTTAGCGAATCAAATGCCGCCGAGACGACAGACATGCTCGACGAATCGGAAATTGTTGAAcctgcagcagcagcagcgacaaatacgacgacgacgacagaccCGGAGCCCGAAGCAACAGACAAAAATGAGACGACGCCGCCCGAAATTGCGGAAAATGTGCCCGAAACAGTCGTTCCCGCACCGGAAAGcgacaaaaagaagaaacccGTGACAAAAGCAGCAAAGCCCGAGACAAAAATCGACGCGAAACCCGAAGTCGAAGCAACTCCCGAACCGGAAATCGTGAGTCGCAGCGGgcgaaaaatcaaaacaaagcgCTACTTGATCGACGAATTGGAAGAAACTGTCACGCCGACGATCAAAAAACGCGCCGTCGACTCGATCGACAGTCGAAAAGACTCGAGTAGCGACGCAACGCCGCCGCCCGCAAAGAAACAAGCAAAACCGGTTCCAGTTCCCGTGCAAATGCCAAAAGAGAAGCCGAATCCCGTGAAAGATGCCCTGCTGCAAATCGAAAGTCACATGGTCGAGTTGGATCATCTCATCAAAATGTCGCTGGGACTGAAAAATGCGAATGCCGACAAGTGTTTGGCGCATCTCGAGGAATACGCGAAAATCCAAATTACGCCGTTGATGCTGAAAAAGAGACCCAGTTGCGTGCACACGATGAAACGCCTGCGAAAATACGTCGGAAATGTCAACAATTGGAACATGGATCCCGAGAAGCGGAACGAGTTTCACGAAAAGACCCTCAAAATCCAGTCGAAAGCCAACGAGATTTACAgtaatttcaaacttttgttTCCCACGGCAGACACGACGAAGCCATTTTTCGAGCATTTCAGTGAAAAAGTCGCAGAATTCCAGGAGAAGACGAAAGGCATGAAGCCCGAGGAGATAAGTGACATGTATGAGGAGCCCGTAACGCCCCCAACGTCGCCAACTACAGTGCATGAGAATAACGGATCGACGCCAGCGGAGTAGAAAAATCACAGaagcaaaacatttttgaccaCCAAAATTCTTGTTTgacgacatttttttcattttttcacctTCATTCTTCACACGAGGACCTTAGCgatctttttttgtcattaaatttatatattagtAATGATCTTGTATTAAAGAGGGTTATAATTGatatacaataaaattgaaattataacgaaaaatttggctaactttaggttttttttaatttttcacgccGCTGTCGGGCAGAAACTGTGGGTTgggttaatttttgaagagtttattgaccaacaaaattttcctaaattctTTCTATCATGAAcagagatttttctttaacttttttaatttaattttaaaatttcttatttgaattttgtttaaatttttttaaagcttttttaattttttaacttttgaattatttttttttatctttttaccatttttaaaattttaattaaaataaataaattaatttttagaagaattattaaaattttgttaaattaaatttaaaattaatttaaaaaaatcaaaataagattccataattttagaaaataaattataattaaataattaaaaaaaataattaaaataaatttgaaaaattatttaatttattttaaattaatctttaatttattttactattttttttaaaataaaatttaattctgattttttttaatttttgtattatttttttaagataaaaaaattaattaatttaaaaaaaaataattttaattattaaaaaaaacgaaaattaaatttaatttaaattaaaaattttaataaaaaaatttaaatttatttttttttaaataatttcaaaagttatgattttaatggaattatttttttttttataaaaattgatggtaaaaaaattatataaaattttaaataattttttttttgcccaaaaggtaattttttctcacattagttttgaaaatgaatttttaaaaattaaattttaaatatttttttcaattaaaaaaaaaacagaaaatttcaataaatttaattttaaaaattatgattttaataaaataattttttttattgaaaaataatgttaaaaattaaataaaaaaaaaaaaattttttttacccaaaaattaattttttttctcacattatttttttgaattttaaatttttttttagaaattaaatttaaaatacttttttttaattcttgagaaaaaaaaattttttttttttttaaatttaatttaaattttttttttttaattaaatttaatttaaaatcaattttttaaaattaaatttaatttaaaatttttttaaaaaaatttaaaaaaaattctctgttcatgaaaaaaaaaatttttttttgttgatcaaTATTTCGAACAAGAATGTTAATTCATTTgccttttttactttttttttacataattgcACAATTGGACGTATCTTGATCAATGGAAGGCTCGTGTTGCTCCTGCATGAGTTGCGGACTCGATTCCATTTTCCTCAACGGATTTCTCTTATCCTCATCCGACAACTTTCCGACATCGCTCGTCGCTGCTtgatttacgtattttttgagAGTCTCACTTTTGCCCAAGGAAATTTTCCTTACGCCATTCTCCAACGACGCACTTCTCGACAGCAAAACGGGCGTTTTTTCCAACAAACTTCCGCCTGCGCCTTCATTGCCATTCGGATAAATATTTGGCGGCAAATCCGGAATCGATTCTTGTTGGGTGACGAATCGATCAAGCGACGCAATTTCCTCACTGCAGCCAAGCATGAAGGCTCGATAGCCCAAACACTCGTTGAAACTCCATCGGGTGAGATCTTTCAAGCCGTTTTTGAGTTGGCGACAAATTGAGAGGGACGCAGATCGAATTGCCGCGTGACAAACTCGCGACACGGAAGTTGAGTCTAAGAGGAGAATCGAGAGAAGGAGCGAAAAATCCAAACAATTCGCTTCGGTGAAAATTTGGAGCATGTAACGCATCTGAACCTCgagttttttggattttttggcGGGAATGTGATTAATTGGCAATGCCGCTTCCTGATGATGATGCACAAGTTCGTTTTCCCAAACGGCAGTCATTTCGGACAAAACGCTATCGAcatcttcttcgtttttttcgcGAATCGGCATCGTCATGTTCGCCGTTTCCATCGCTTGAAGGAACGTACTGCTGTAACCCGAATCCCGACTTTCCAACACACTCGACTGATTCGAGCTTTGAAGCGTTTTTGATCCACTCGGCGATCCCGGGCTCTGATCTCCGCGCATTTCCATGTCAGGCGTGCCATCCAACTTTAGATTCAACGACGGTTTGGGCCAATCCAGGGTTgcatgcaattttttcaacgCTTGCACAAAATCATCGATTTTTGGGAGTTTTTCCTTCTCTTTGGACAACCACGTGACCAGCTGAATATCCAATGCGGCACTCATGTAGCCCAAATTTTGGAAATCCATTTGTTCCAAGAGGATTTTTAGATGTCGGAATAAAATGGGGTCGATGAATAAATCTTCAAACGTGCGATTTTTCGGGTTTTTTAGGGTAGGTGATGTTGCTCCCGACTCGCGACGCTTGTCTTCGACGGAATTTGGACTCATGATGAGAGGTTTATTGCTGTCGGTTCGCTTGAAGTTCTTCTGGAAGCTGTTGCGGGGCGTCATGTGAGTCAAAATGAGACTGAGGTCTTCGTCGTCGGGGTTTACGGGAGGCGATTGAGCATTGGAGAAGAGTTTGCCGCCTAATACGAAGGAGGTACGAGGGGAATCTGTGTCATTCGGATCGATCGCTTTGAGGAAACGCACCAAATCGTGTGATaagttccaatttttttgctccaaGGAGGCATCTGaaaggtaattttaaaaaaaattatattaaaaaaaaatgaaatttaaatttttattaaattattttgaagtttttgtatgaaaaaagtaaacttcatcaaatttaattaaattaaaaaaaaaaaataatcaaaaaatttaattaaatttaaaaaaaataaattaaagaaaattaactaaattaaaaaaaagaattataaaaaataattctcaaaatataaaaaaaaaatatatttcagtaattaattttagaaaaaatatatttatggaagaaaattcattctaaaatacaatttttaacacaaaaatttaaaaaattgaaatatttaaaaaattgcgttaaataaaaatttgtcaaaaattaaatatgtacgaaaaaaaaatataaaaattttcttaattttttttattttctagcATGGATTttcatctcaaaaattttttttttttgttcacaaaatgactaaaaaattttttcataatttttaaaatattttaattttttacttgaaatcagtattttttatggaatttcatctaaaatttttattttttttttttttttttgttaattttgtaatttttttttttaattttcatttgaacgattttaatttattttttttttaaattaaaaaatttcaaaattaatattaaaaaattattaaacttttttattattgtttttatatttcctccttttaaaaataatcttttgggacaaaaacttcgaaaaaaatttaaaaattaaaaataaataaaatccttaattaaaaaaaaaaaaaaataaataaaatttaaattttttgaattaaaaaatttaattttttaaaatttaaaaaattaaaaaatttgaaaattaaaatttgataaaaaaaaattaaaaaaatttaagtttattcaaaaaatttttaacttaaaaaaatttaaaaaaatatttaaatttaaaaatttttttgggcaaaaataattaattaaaaaaattaaaatttaatttaaataattaaacatttaatttaaaaaattaaaaaaattaaataattttttttaaaataaaattttaattaaaaaattaaaaatttattttttaaaattaattttgaataaaaaaataattttcttacctaACAACAGTGTCGCATATTGCTTCGAAATGGTACTCGACTCCAAATTCTGCAGAATAATGAGATAATTGGTCGCCGTGTGAAGTTGTTTGTTCGCCATGCATTGCTGAAAGAGCTCCTTTGGCTTGCCCGCTGTCGCAAACAAATACGGCCAAAGCGCAATTTCCGTTTTTCGCGCGCACTGAACGACAGTTTGCAGATAAACGGGAAATTCCTGAATGAATTCAATCACGCTCGGCAACAAAGCGTCAGGAATGGGCTCTTTACTCGTCGCTTCTTGCTCCAAAACTTCGTGCAACAACAACTCGAGGGAATGCGGGAAGTACGGAAGAGTCGAACAGCTTCGTGCAATTTCCCACGCATTGTAACCGAGATTCCTCTTAATCAGTTGCTTCAGAATTTGATGCAAATAAACTTGACTCGTTCGTTTCAAAGTCGAAAATGGGAGCGAAAAATGCGACGTTTGATCGTTCGTGTACAAAACCGTGTCTGTTTCGGCGCCAAAAATGATCGCTTCTTCGAACGAAATCGCCAACGGGTAAATTTTCAACTCGAACGAGAGCATAATTCGTTTCGCCATGAAGGTGTGACGATGACTGCGATGCCCATCGAACTCACGTGGAAATACGGGAAGCCAAACGCGCATTCCGTGTCCGCCGCAATACAACCAAAGGGATTCTTTCAGATGGAGTTTCTTCGTGATTGCCGGGAAATCGACGAAAAACCAGATGCATTCGACGCAGGAAGCGAGACAAGTTGTCATGAGTTCGCACGAATTGCCGTTGCTTTCCTTTTGGATCATGAGAACGCGTCCGGCAACGTTGAGAACGATCGTTTCTGCGGGAATCATTTGACTGCCGGATTGGTTGACTTTTGAGATGCTGTCATGCTTGAGATTTGTCAGGAAAATTGAGGCAACGAAAGCGGGATGGATGCAGATGTTTTTGATGTCATAAACctgaaatgagagaaaaaaaggtaaattttaatattttctttgaaaaaaaaaattaattaaattttttaatatttttgagaattaattttattatttgtttgaatttttttcttcaaaatttttctttaaatttttaaaaaaattttttcaatttgaaaatagttaattcaattttttttaaataatttaataattttgaaaaaataaatttgaaaaaaaatttttggtaaaaaaaattaaaaaaataaaataaaaataaaagatgatgaaaaacttttgaaaatttaataaaaataatttttaataataaattttattaatttaaataattacctaattttaatgtgtaaattatttaattaattaaaataatattttttcttaatcttttataatctttaaatcttttatgttttttttttttctcaaattagtatatttttatgaaattgaaaaatttacgaaatctcaaaaaatatttaaatgatacttttcatttttttttaattttttatgattttttttttaattttataaaaattaaaattaaggcgaaaattttgtaaaaaagaaaaaaaaatgtaagaagtcaaaaattgtaatttttttaatttcaaaaataaatttcaaaaattttttttttatttttttaaaattttcatcaaaattaaaacttaaaaaaaatttaaaaattaaaaaaaaaatttaattaaaaaaatcaaaaatttaattttttttaaagaaattttttttaagtcttttgagacaaaacttcgaaaaaaaatttgaaaattaattgaagaaaaaattaatttaaaaattaaaaatttaacattatttattatttaaataaatattcttttaaaatcttaaaattttttaattcaaaaaaaattttaaattatttttattacaagaaaatttagtttttatttgttttggttaatttgctttattttggtaaaattatttttttttcttgtgaaattcttaacaatttaatattttttttttatttaaattatttttttttttaaaattgaatgaaaaatgtttgaagtatttaaatataaaaatttttttaaatttttaataatttaaaaaattaaatttaaaatattttaatttaaaaatttatattttttttttttttgtaaattctgtcgtaaaaaaaattatataaaattaaaataaaaataaaataaaaaatgaaataaactttttaaattaaacttttaaaaaaattaaaaaaaaaaaattgacaatctttaaaaaaattaaattcttttgttttaatttatttttttttagttttcaaatggacaaaaaaaaactttattcaaaaaaactcacctgcaACCGCAACAACTCCAACGACCGATCATCTCCaacaatcaaacaaaaaatcgtaataCAACTATCCGCCGTAAAAACAATCAATTGATCCTCATAAATGTTCATCAGCATCACCGAAGCCgaaacctcaaaaattttcgcaaactTATTATCCAACTTTTGATCTCTCGAGTAAATCCGGATCTCATCATTCTGATTAACAAGCGAATAATTGCCCAAAATCACAAATTCATTCCACCAAACGAGTCCTCCGGTAACAACAAAATCCTTTTCTTGCGTCTCATTTCCAAACAGCTTCCATTTCCTCGTTGTCAGTGAATAAAGCGCCAATCCCGTCCTTCCCGCAACTGCAAGATTATTCCCCGACTTATCCAGGGCCGAAAACCTAACAGGCCAATTGGCATTCGTGTAAGCTGTCGGTACCATAACCGAGATCCAATGCTTCGATGCCGAAAGGAAACTCGTGCTGTAAATTGACTTGATTTCGAAGTTGTCTAATTGACTTAAATCCGCATCAGGCGACGTCAGGGAGGGATCGTCATTGTTGATCATGAGTTCGTTGTACGTGGAATTGTGATGGTAAATTGTTTCAAGGGTTTCGTTGTGATTTATGAGGATTTTATCGTCGCCCTGGAGTAGCAAAAAGGGGTTTAAACTGACACAGGGGTTGACACTTAGTGCACTTTTGATGAAATCCAGTTGAAGAAGCTCCGTATGAGGTCTTCCTTCTTCCAAGGTTTGTCGGATGATCATCAGTTGGTATCCCTCGCAAGACCAATCCATGcaagaaatgttaaaatattgccCGAGAGACGTTGCTGACGACACCAAACCGTAATCCCAGGCTAAACTACATGTTAACATGCTGCCAAAAGTACTCCAGAGCGAAAATCCGCCCTTTTCCCATGAAACAATGACAGCACAACCATCCGGAGTCCATTTAATTTGCTTCACCGAATCGGGACTCCCCGGAAAATCCTTGCTACTCAAGACCATTGTGTGAGAAAGTTCAAGGGCG
It encodes:
- the LOC134829442 gene encoding acylglycerol kinase, mitochondrial, coding for MAFVVRWAKTIRNNWKKSTFAACALAYGVSYAKDKYEINNLMREYCEEAKIYGDQLLPIPHEPKRVIVILNPAANKKKAKETFESYAEPILHLGGFLVEIVKTDSEGHARRYVEDLPKLPSAILVAGGEGTLSEAVTGLCRRAPHERCPIGVLPVGRTNSVAKKIFNVVNPSKVQNVEALANAAISVVREQVEPRDTMKIEIIDQETQPKPVYAVGSLKWGAFRDIMSKRDKYWYFGGLRDYSAFLFNAFSDDITWQCKASLEFTDPCSGCRNCRVNFQPPKPQNKRWWSIFVPRSKPVIVGPDFSKIENPNCSVTHQLEVAPTEFEVITRNLEDDDAKLPHLKIQLGKEGEEGFTFMTNSWSRVWNRLPLTPEKTIDARSVVIRPAVESTEDKELYYSIDNENYEVKPIRVSVEPDAINMYVMKKTSS
- the LOC134830114 gene encoding PC4 and SFRS1-interacting protein, yielding MSSKGKKDPDYHVGSLVFAKLKGFAPWPAKIVKAEKKKYYVYFYGTGEKSPAMKSEDLFDYAKHKEKYVVDKNLKRKGYPEAVEQIEAALRGEEDVASIYNTSASLEPFSESNAAETTDMLDESEIVEPAAAAATNTTTTTDPEPEATDKNETTPPEIAENVPETVVPAPESDKKKKPVTKAAKPETKIDAKPEVEATPEPEIVSRSGRKIKTKRYLIDELEETVTPTIKKRAVDSIDSRKDSSSDATPPPAKKQAKPVPVPVQMPKEKPNPVKDALLQIESHMVELDHLIKMSLGLKNANADKCLAHLEEYAKIQITPLMLKKRPSCVHTMKRLRKYVGNVNNWNMDPEKRNEFHEKTLKIQSKANEIYSNFKLLFPTADTTKPFFEHFSEKVAEFQEKTKGMKPEEISDMYEEPVTPPTSPTTVHENNGSTPAE
- the LOC134830517 gene encoding guanine nucleotide exchange factor subunit Rich; the protein is MYFPLGWPRKLLNTSETLLQIACDRVKILFAVLSSDTLTIWYSNKPCVPIISIKRSTKCLTRNGENVLVEWKPDSTKLAVVTTGGTLLIYDLELVETAKGIYNQLDSQFSNLRRDSAELFIKEKVPSLKLTLAKEVQLFVPIKCLVCVTISHMMVAIKDGKIVRLNWNGTEERDYTLELNRTPFSINQQVSSATPIFDPGIFVVSIDYSPLLGGFAIVLNDGRAAFLTAPNLKFDPNQVQGIWAPNVDDASCISINHKYRLIAVGRKNSHVCVFTIDDLTGALELSHTMVLSSKDFPGSPDSVKQIKWTPDGCAVIVSWEKGGFSLWSTFGSMLTCSLAWDYGLVSSATSLGQYFNISCMDWSCEGYQLMIIRQTLEEGRPHTELLQLDFIKSALSVNPCVSLNPFLLLQGDDKILINHNETLETIYHHNSTYNELMINNDDPSLTSPDADLSQLDNFEIKSIYSTSFLSASKHWISVMVPTAYTNANWPVRFSALDKSGNNLAVAGRTGLALYSLTTRKWKLFGNETQEKDFVVTGGLVWWNEFVILGNYSLVNQNDEIRIYSRDQKLDNKFAKIFEVSASVMLMNIYEDQLIVFTADSCITIFCLIVGDDRSLELLRLQVYDIKNICIHPAFVASIFLTNLKHDSISKVNQSGSQMIPAETIVLNVAGRVLMIQKESNGNSCELMTTCLASCVECIWFFVDFPAITKKLHLKESLWLYCGGHGMRVWLPVFPREFDGHRSHRHTFMAKRIMLSFELKIYPLAISFEEAIIFGAETDTVLYTNDQTSHFSLPFSTLKRTSQVYLHQILKQLIKRNLGYNAWEIARSCSTLPYFPHSLELLLHEVLEQEATSKEPIPDALLPSVIEFIQEFPVYLQTVVQCARKTEIALWPYLFATAGKPKELFQQCMANKQLHTATNYLIILQNLESSTISKQYATLLLDASLEQKNWNLSHDLVRFLKAIDPNDTDSPRTSFVLGGKLFSNAQSPPVNPDDEDLSLILTHMTPRNSFQKNFKRTDSNKPLIMSPNSVEDKRRESGATSPTLKNPKNRTFEDLFIDPILFRHLKILLEQMDFQNLGYMSAALDIQLVTWLSKEKEKLPKIDDFVQALKKLHATLDWPKPSLNLKLDGTPDMEMRGDQSPGSPSGSKTLQSSNQSSVLESRDSGYSSTFLQAMETANMTMPIREKNEEDVDSVLSEMTAVWENELVHHHQEAALPINHIPAKKSKKLEVQMRYMLQIFTEANCLDFSLLLSILLLDSTSVSRVCHAAIRSASLSICRQLKNGLKDLTRWSFNECLGYRAFMLGCSEEIASLDRFVTQQESIPDLPPNIYPNGNEGAGGSLLEKTPVLLSRSASLENGVRKISLGKSETLKKYVNQAATSDVGKLSDEDKRNPLRKMESSPQLMQEQHEPSIDQDTSNCAIM